Proteins encoded by one window of Cystobacter ferrugineus:
- a CDS encoding ABC-F family ATP-binding cassette domain-containing protein, with protein MTLLRAADVQLSFGSRTVFQGLTFTIEEGERVGLVGVNGSGKSSLMKILAGAARADAGELQLRRGSRVTYLPQEPEFAPGATVASELSVAQGPLKEALAAQAELTRRLESAPAEAHEKLMEQLATVSDRIEQLGGWDTEHHAKTLLDRLGVKEWDRPVAELSGGLRKRVAIARALLTRPDLLMLDEPTNHLDADTVDWLEDELDKLPGALLLVTHDRYFLDGLVDRIVEIQPGAGLTSYPGNYEAYVEQKLVAQEQAGLAQHKRERWIAQEVAWLRKGPEARRTKSKARIERARKLMEEKGFQRPKVAGLQVMQAPRLGHTVIEAEGVKKAYGERNVLRGVDLLLQRGERVGLVGPNGVGKTTFLRVLLGELPPDAGKVVIGKNTKVAYYDQTRASLDPEQTVYEAASPRGDDWVELGDQRVALRDYLDDLLFPVPMQRMKVKALSGGERNRLLLARLFLEGANVLVLDEPTNDLDIVTLNILEGLLLNFTGSVLLVTHDRYFLDKVATSILAFEGDGKVTRYEGNFGMYRRLKEQQQAKQAAAAPTPAAAKKPEPAPVGEPKPARKPGKLSYKEQRELDGMEAAIEAAETRKSELEAQLLDPAIYSSATKAAGVQKELEATAAEVDRLYGRWQELQDLVAGG; from the coding sequence GTGACCCTGCTCCGCGCCGCCGACGTCCAACTGTCCTTCGGCAGCCGTACCGTCTTCCAGGGGCTCACCTTCACCATCGAAGAGGGTGAGCGCGTGGGCCTCGTGGGGGTGAACGGCTCCGGCAAGTCCTCGCTGATGAAGATATTGGCGGGGGCGGCGCGCGCGGACGCGGGGGAGCTGCAACTGCGCCGCGGCTCGCGCGTCACCTACCTGCCGCAGGAGCCCGAGTTCGCCCCGGGCGCCACGGTGGCCTCGGAGCTGAGCGTGGCGCAGGGGCCGCTCAAGGAGGCCCTGGCCGCCCAGGCCGAGCTCACCCGGCGCCTGGAGTCCGCGCCCGCCGAGGCGCACGAGAAGCTGATGGAGCAGCTCGCCACGGTGTCCGACCGCATCGAGCAGCTCGGCGGCTGGGACACGGAGCACCATGCCAAGACGCTGCTGGACCGGCTCGGCGTGAAGGAGTGGGACAGGCCGGTGGCGGAGCTGTCCGGAGGCCTGCGCAAGCGCGTGGCCATCGCCCGGGCGCTGCTCACCCGGCCGGACCTGTTGATGCTGGACGAGCCCACCAACCACCTGGACGCGGACACCGTGGACTGGCTCGAGGACGAGCTGGACAAGCTGCCCGGCGCCCTGCTGCTGGTGACGCACGACCGCTACTTCCTCGACGGGCTGGTGGATCGCATCGTGGAGATCCAACCCGGAGCGGGCCTCACCTCGTACCCGGGCAACTACGAAGCGTACGTGGAGCAGAAGCTGGTGGCGCAGGAGCAGGCGGGCCTGGCGCAGCACAAGCGCGAGCGGTGGATCGCCCAGGAAGTAGCGTGGTTGCGCAAGGGCCCCGAGGCGCGGCGCACCAAGAGCAAGGCGCGCATCGAGCGGGCGCGCAAGCTGATGGAGGAGAAGGGCTTCCAGCGGCCCAAGGTGGCGGGCCTGCAGGTGATGCAGGCGCCCCGGCTGGGACACACCGTCATCGAGGCCGAGGGCGTGAAGAAGGCCTACGGCGAGCGCAACGTGCTGCGGGGCGTGGACCTGCTGTTGCAGCGCGGCGAGCGCGTGGGGCTCGTGGGGCCCAACGGCGTGGGCAAGACGACCTTCCTCCGGGTGCTGCTCGGCGAGCTGCCGCCGGACGCGGGCAAGGTGGTCATCGGGAAGAACACGAAGGTGGCGTACTACGATCAGACGCGCGCCTCGTTGGATCCCGAACAGACGGTGTACGAGGCAGCCTCGCCGCGTGGGGATGACTGGGTGGAGCTGGGAGACCAGCGCGTGGCGCTGCGCGACTACCTGGACGATCTGCTCTTCCCGGTGCCCATGCAGCGCATGAAGGTGAAGGCGCTGTCGGGAGGCGAGCGCAACCGGCTGCTGCTCGCGCGGCTGTTCCTGGAAGGCGCCAACGTGCTGGTGCTGGACGAGCCGACGAACGACCTGGACATCGTCACTCTCAACATCCTCGAGGGGCTCCTGCTCAACTTCACCGGCAGCGTGCTGCTGGTGACGCACGACCGGTACTTCCTCGACAAGGTGGCCACCTCCATCCTCGCCTTCGAGGGCGATGGGAAGGTGACACGCTACGAGGGCAACTTCGGGATGTACCGGCGGCTCAAGGAGCAGCAGCAGGCGAAGCAGGCCGCCGCGGCGCCCACGCCCGCCGCCGCGAAGAAGCCCGAGCCCGCCCCCGTGGGGGAGCCGAAGCCGGCGCGCAAGCCGGGGAAGCTCTCGTACAAGGAGCAGCGCGAGCTGGACGGGATGGAGGCGGCCATCGAGGCGGCCGAGACGCGCAAGAGCGAGCTGGAGGCGCAGCTCCTGGACCCGGCCATCTACTCGAGCGCGACGAAGGCGGCCGGGGTGCAGAAGGAGCTGGAGGCGACGGCGGCCGAGGTGGATCGCCTCTACGGCCGCTGGCAGGAGTTGCAGGACCTGGTCGCGGGCGGCTGA
- a CDS encoding serine/threonine protein kinase codes for MSTNPEEVRMFPDALAPGTQVGRWRVVEQLGVGGQGAVYRVEDIDHPGDFYALKLAFYARDGRAEREVALMMTRAAHPHVVRFHGCARWLHPRKGWLGFVMDWVPGLALDVWAETGDTTFRKFAAAGATVARTLGDLHDRGVLHRDLKPEHILIRKSDGQPVLLDFGVAWFEGAAPLTTGPLPPATLFQLSPEAVRFLWHSSERPGTHHALQPTDDLYALGVCLYRATTGHYPFSEWLPADMLQLAIVHVQPLAPVLVNPRVPRALSDVIMRLLAKDPSERYPSGAALHAALVAAVSSEDAAWDSSIFAWEEVPPTQEGGIPERHILRPPRPKPSWTAPPPAPMQMERRSLWFRSLLLAAAVLLILLPMVRVPPVGPSVLAPDEEWITDVRVDPAPSRIEQAPLPARNQKLAPCTEGLEVELSGACWLSLERRPPNCPPQTVAYKGKCLLPVPKSSRPVPTSVDAGMPDAR; via the coding sequence GTGTCCACGAACCCTGAAGAGGTGAGGATGTTCCCGGACGCATTGGCGCCGGGGACGCAAGTGGGTCGCTGGCGCGTGGTGGAGCAGTTGGGCGTGGGTGGCCAGGGCGCCGTCTACCGCGTGGAGGACATCGACCATCCCGGTGACTTCTACGCGCTCAAGCTCGCGTTCTATGCCCGTGACGGGCGAGCCGAGCGCGAGGTGGCGCTGATGATGACCCGGGCGGCGCATCCCCACGTGGTGCGGTTCCACGGCTGCGCGCGCTGGCTCCACCCGCGTAAGGGTTGGCTGGGTTTCGTCATGGATTGGGTGCCTGGCTTGGCCTTGGACGTGTGGGCGGAGACGGGTGACACGACCTTCCGGAAGTTCGCCGCCGCGGGCGCCACGGTGGCGCGCACCCTGGGCGATTTGCATGACCGAGGGGTGCTGCACCGTGACCTCAAGCCCGAGCACATCCTCATTCGAAAGTCGGATGGGCAACCGGTGTTGCTCGACTTCGGTGTGGCCTGGTTCGAGGGCGCGGCGCCCCTCACCACCGGCCCCTTGCCTCCGGCCACCCTGTTCCAGCTCAGCCCCGAGGCGGTGCGTTTTCTGTGGCACAGTTCCGAGCGTCCCGGAACGCACCATGCCCTTCAACCCACGGATGACCTGTATGCCCTGGGCGTCTGTCTTTACCGGGCGACCACCGGGCATTACCCCTTCTCCGAGTGGTTGCCGGCGGACATGTTGCAGTTGGCCATCGTCCACGTGCAGCCGCTGGCGCCAGTGCTCGTCAATCCCCGGGTTCCTCGGGCGCTGAGTGATGTGATCATGCGGCTGTTGGCGAAAGACCCATCGGAACGCTATCCGAGTGGCGCAGCGCTCCACGCGGCGCTGGTCGCGGCGGTCTCCAGTGAGGATGCGGCGTGGGACTCGAGCATCTTCGCGTGGGAAGAGGTGCCGCCGACTCAGGAGGGGGGCATCCCTGAGCGCCATATCCTCCGGCCCCCGAGACCCAAGCCCTCCTGGACTGCTCCGCCTCCCGCTCCCATGCAGATGGAGCGGCGGAGCCTCTGGTTCAGAAGTCTCCTGCTTGCCGCGGCGGTGCTGCTGATTCTGCTGCCCATGGTGCGAGTTCCGCCTGTCGGGCCGAGCGTCCTTGCTCCCGATGAGGAGTGGATCACGGATGTGCGGGTCGACCCAGCACCGTCCCGGATCGAGCAGGCTCCCCTACCCGCGAGAAATCAGAAGCTGGCCCCTTGTACGGAAGGGCTTGAAGTGGAGCTGTCCGGTGCGTGCTGGCTTTCACTCGAGCGACGGCCCCCCAATTGCCCACCGCAGACGGTCGCCTACAAAGGCAAATGTCTCTTGCCCGTGCCGAAGTCCTCCCGTCCTGTTCCGACCAGCGTGGATGCCGGGATGCCCGATGCCCGGTGA